Proteins encoded in a region of the Drosophila busckii strain San Diego stock center, stock number 13000-0081.31 chromosome 2L, ASM1175060v1, whole genome shotgun sequence genome:
- the LOC108604079 gene encoding uncharacterized protein LOC108604079, with protein MADSLTPVRLPDSQSPIKNDINLVTCKTRLDAAVQELQSGYAKWQLAQQRGTALCYAIEAKKTRCFEKSNGESDSYPDDLQLPCNKLAIIASIFTDITRNTRETLRQLRGITRLAGEATDIIYYRSWQLRQFVAFAEELIERYEKESSIKQRVMQNIAHCTQRSELIAYTTAWEFPEHADTYVNLGFMLLAEEVKVK; from the exons ATGGCGGACTCGTTAACACCAGTGCGAC TGCCGGACAGCCAGTCACCTATTAAGAACGATATCAATTTGGTCACCTGTAAGACACGTTTGGATGCTGCGGTCCAGGAACTACAAAGCGGCTATGCTAAGTGGCAACTGGCACAACAACGCGGTACTGCCCTATGCTATGCCATTGAAGCCAAGAAAACGCGTTGCTTTGAAAAATCGAATGGAGAGAGCGACAGCTATCCAGATGACCTGCAGTTGCCATGCAACAAGTTAGCCATCATTGCATCAATCTTTACAGATATCACCAGAAATACCCGCGAGACACTAAGACAGCTGCGCGGAATAACGCGACTCGCTGGCGAAGCAACagatattatttattatcgcagctggcagctacgacagtttgttgcttttgcagaGGAGCTGATAGAGCGCTATGAAAAGGAGTCTAGCATAAAGCAACGTGTGATGC AGAATATAGCGCACTGTACGCAGCGAAGTGAGCTCATAGCATATACCACAGCCTGGGAGTTTCCGGAGCATGCAGACACCTATGTAAATTTGGGATTTATGCTCTTAGCTGAAGAagttaaagtaaagtaa